One Carassius carassius chromosome 20, fCarCar2.1, whole genome shotgun sequence DNA segment encodes these proteins:
- the LOC132096998 gene encoding interferon-induced protein 44-like, which translates to MSTVTSSLNKWQKKKLCSLFNHANLSLLFKASVHGYNATTFHQKCNTQGPTVIVAYNRSGYVFGAFTSKSYAQTTQKKAFLFSFNDKEMKEEPLRVVSGNPQFSFTDNGPNFNSLVFHYNNKATVYSNPGTYQFDPQKMHGNDLQMTEREVYRVEDCGGLMVKPWRNVQWNSERRQAVLSYISGWKPSVSSVKQARILLVGPVGAGKSSFFNSINSVFKGYVSMQANTGTAGTSLTTQTTLGFTVYYIKPGSSVSHVPFSLCDTMGLEDGVNTGLDVDDFATILKGHIKDKYQFNPLTPIQPDSPHFNKSPGLKDRIHCVVYVIDISKVKLLSDKTIEKFVAFRKKANQQGIPQLVLLTKVDEACPLVAEDLKNVYQSHYINNMMEEISTQLGVSLSAVVPVKNYYRELEIDPQTDILLLNAVVQMLRAAEGYFDHFYNPEENSVSV; encoded by the exons ATGAGCACAGTGACATCCAGCTTGAATAAATGGCAGAAGAAGAAGCTCTGCTCATTATTCAACCATGCCAACCTCAGCCTGTTGTTCAAAGCCAGTGTGCATGGATACAATGCCACTACATTTCACCAAAAGTGTAATACTCAGGGGCCAACGGTTATAGTAGCTTACAATAGGTCTGGATATGTTTTTGGAGCTTTCACTAGCAAAAGTTATGCACAGACCACACAaaaaaaagcttttctctttAGCTTTAATGACAAAGAAATGAAGGAAGAACCTCTGCGTGTGGTCAGTGGAAATCCTCAGTTTTCTTTCACTGACAATGGTCCAAACTTTAACTCTTTAGTGTTTCATTACAATAACAA aGCCACCGTCTACAGTAATCCAGGAACATACCAATTCGATCCACAGAAGATGCATGGAAATGACTTACAGATGACAGAACGTGAGGTGTACAGAGTGGAAG ACTGTGGAGGACTCATGGTGAAACCATGGAGAAATGTACAGTGGAACTCTGA GAGGAGACAGGCTGTATTGAGCTACATTTCTGGCTGGAAGCCTTCTGTTAGCTCAGTCAAACAGGCTCGGATTCTACTGGTGGGTCCTGTTGGTGCTGGGAAATCAAGCTTCTTCAACTCCATCAACTCTGTGTTCAAGGGTTACGTGAGCATGCAGGCCAACACTGGTACTGCTGGGACCAGTTTGACTACTCAG acaacattagggtttacagtgtactACATCAAGCCAGGCAGCAGTGTCAGCCATGTTCCCTTCTCTCTGTGTGACACAATGGGTCTGGAGGATGGTGTGAACACTGGTCTGGATGTAGATGATTTTGCCACAATTTTGAAGGGTCACATCAAAGACAAGTATCAG TTTAACCCACTGACGCCTATACAGCCTGACTCTCCTCATTTCAATAAATCTCCTGGCTTGAAGGACAGGATTCACTGTGTGGTGTATGTGATTGACATCAGCAAAGTCAAGCTCCTCTCTGACAAAACGATTGAAAAGTTTGTGGCTTTTCGAAAGAAAGCCAACCAGCAAG GTATTCCTCAGCTGGTTCTGCTGACTAAGGTGGATGAGGCCTGCCCCTTAGTGGCAGAAGACCTGAAAAATGTCTACCAGAGCCACTATATTAATAATATG ATGGAAGAGATTAGCACTCAGCTTGGAGTGTCTCTGTCTGCTGTGGTCCCAGTGAAAAACTACTACCGAGAACTGGAAATAGACCCTCAAACTGACATTCTGCTTCTAAATGCTGTGGTTCAGATGCTCAGAGCTGCTGAGGGCTATTTTGATCATTTTTACAATCCAGAAGAGAATTCAGtcagtgtataa